A single window of Rhodococcus jostii RHA1 DNA harbors:
- a CDS encoding ABC transporter substrate-binding protein yields MTVTTGSAIDTLWYTRCPVPTASGLANNLGWLGRTAGTAGVEFGVLQDAGPELAVKHFDHQLPGLIREGGNVPAMAARAEGSPTRLIGLTWIDEAQAILVRGESDVRDATGLRGLRIGIPAWAADRARSFPRAMALHGLTSALRLGGLTFADVHLVEVPTTPAPQVRTANPDRNTTWGVEPLLAGDIDAIYVKGARAQEVAREHGLAVAVDLDSTDALRDRVNNGTPRPVTVHEDLLEQRPDIVIGFLAESLRAADWAAANVEQVRAVFQTETQSGPEGVVAAYGENFHTGLHLSLSDERVDLLGVQKQFLYAHGFLAHDFDLASWVAHEPLRQARAQLDAETAAAQ; encoded by the coding sequence ATGACGGTGACAACCGGCAGTGCCATCGACACGCTCTGGTACACCCGCTGCCCGGTGCCCACCGCGAGCGGCCTCGCGAACAACCTCGGGTGGCTGGGGCGCACCGCGGGCACGGCCGGGGTCGAATTCGGTGTGCTGCAGGACGCGGGCCCCGAACTGGCAGTAAAGCATTTCGATCACCAGCTGCCGGGCCTGATCCGTGAAGGCGGCAACGTCCCCGCCATGGCCGCGCGGGCGGAAGGATCCCCGACCCGGCTGATCGGTCTCACCTGGATCGACGAGGCCCAGGCCATCCTGGTGCGCGGCGAATCGGACGTCCGCGACGCCACCGGACTGCGAGGACTCCGCATCGGGATCCCCGCCTGGGCCGCCGATCGTGCACGCAGCTTCCCGCGCGCCATGGCGCTGCACGGCCTCACCTCCGCTCTGCGACTCGGCGGTCTCACCTTCGCCGACGTGCACCTCGTCGAGGTCCCGACGACACCGGCCCCGCAGGTACGCACCGCCAACCCCGATCGCAACACCACCTGGGGCGTCGAGCCGTTGCTGGCCGGTGACATCGACGCGATCTACGTCAAAGGCGCCCGGGCGCAGGAGGTGGCACGAGAGCACGGACTGGCGGTGGCCGTGGACCTCGATTCCACCGACGCCCTTCGCGACCGGGTCAACAACGGAACCCCGCGACCGGTCACCGTGCACGAAGACCTCCTCGAACAGCGGCCGGACATCGTGATCGGGTTTCTCGCCGAGAGTCTGCGCGCCGCCGACTGGGCGGCCGCGAACGTCGAACAGGTCCGTGCGGTGTTCCAGACCGAAACCCAGTCCGGACCCGAAGGCGTCGTCGCCGCATACGGCGAGAACTTTCACACCGGCCTTCACCTGAGCCTGTCCGATGAGCGGGTGGATCTGCTGGGTGTGCAGAAGCAGTTCCTCTACGCCCACGGCTTCCTCGCCCACGATTTCGACCTCGCCTCGTGGGTCGCGCATGAACCGCTCCGGCAGGCGCGCGCCCAGCTCGACGCCGAGACGGCGGCAGCGCAGTGA
- a CDS encoding LLM class flavin-dependent oxidoreductase codes for MTDFYWELPTRGDGRRVATELGTRGGFGVRTPHSVATDLRPGRFGPFDELAQVIHAAELSGVDGVVAGYDPSGEESWIVAAAALRQTRHARVAVEFHPAFGTPVYASKMSATLQRLSGGRLEWRLAVETDPADARSRGDRVTGRDRYARAAEFLTVARGVWNDEEILPGGFGGTGYEFAGDYYDVIDGGFRGILSGLPFPVVHLTGDCEDALALSARHADVHQFALTESGFEGPAKALAALAREHGRSVRTLLRVPVIARETTDEAWARVERLWREVHPGPDIDDPRALDRGESRWAGFDRLGHPHSTGLVGSYEDVARQLSSLRERGADGFVLVGRPHIEELHRTGEHLLHLVDPTGRTLATQEAH; via the coding sequence GTGACCGACTTCTACTGGGAACTACCGACTCGCGGTGACGGACGCAGGGTCGCCACCGAACTCGGCACCCGCGGTGGTTTCGGGGTGCGGACCCCGCACAGCGTCGCCACCGATCTGCGTCCCGGCAGATTCGGCCCCTTCGACGAACTCGCCCAAGTGATCCACGCCGCGGAACTGTCGGGCGTCGACGGTGTGGTCGCGGGATACGACCCGTCGGGCGAGGAATCCTGGATCGTGGCCGCGGCCGCACTCCGGCAGACACGTCACGCACGGGTCGCCGTGGAATTCCACCCCGCCTTCGGAACCCCGGTCTACGCGTCGAAGATGTCGGCCACTTTGCAACGGCTCTCGGGTGGACGACTGGAGTGGCGCCTCGCGGTGGAGACCGATCCCGCAGACGCACGCTCGCGCGGCGATCGGGTCACCGGCCGCGACCGCTACGCCCGCGCCGCCGAATTCCTCACCGTCGCCCGCGGGGTGTGGAACGACGAGGAGATCCTTCCTGGTGGGTTCGGAGGCACCGGGTACGAGTTCGCAGGCGACTACTACGACGTGATCGACGGCGGCTTCCGCGGGATCCTGTCCGGACTGCCGTTCCCCGTCGTTCATCTCACCGGGGACTGTGAGGACGCCCTCGCGTTGTCGGCCCGCCACGCTGACGTGCATCAGTTCGCGCTGACCGAATCCGGCTTCGAGGGTCCCGCGAAGGCCCTGGCAGCCCTGGCACGTGAGCACGGGCGATCGGTGCGGACGCTGCTGCGGGTACCGGTCATCGCGCGGGAAACAACCGACGAGGCGTGGGCACGCGTCGAGCGCCTGTGGCGGGAAGTCCACCCCGGCCCAGACATCGACGATCCCCGCGCCCTCGACCGGGGCGAGTCCCGGTGGGCGGGCTTCGACCGCCTCGGCCACCCGCACAGCACCGGACTCGTCGGCAGCTACGAGGACGTCGCACGGCAACTGTCGTCGCTGCGCGAGCGCGGCGCCGACGGCTTCGTCCTGGTCGGACGCCCGCACATCGAGGAACTCCACCGCACGGGTGAGCACCTTCTGCATCTGGTCGATCCCACCGGACGCACCCTCGCCACCCAGGAGGCGCACTGA
- a CDS encoding LLM class flavin-dependent oxidoreductase, with the protein MSIDFYWRIGMEGDHASLRTPRRYNRGDAGGHRPGNIAPAIRGGELDGYGYIDHMAAVAKASESAGFLGGLLPSFPMTEDPWATAAALAAETTTYRFMVAFQPGFLHPVQAARMSASLQRATGGRLVYNIISGGGGAPQLWWGDKVDHDDRYARTSEFLDVLRGVWDGEPFDFDGRFFRTDGAALAPGLAGQPFPEVYFSGSSAAAVAAAGTHSDYYLSWLEPYADLRKKFDGVREQSAKLGRTPKFAVRIDIVARHTEDAAWAEIEKGWAFVDKDAANRAAQGDSVGAARIKGWVPEHITGYRDLEVQPNVWCGFSLIRGGPAFGLVGSYEQVAERLDELRALGVDAFILAGNPHLEEAYRVGEEVLPLLQRTSPITSGQDLL; encoded by the coding sequence ATGAGCATCGACTTCTACTGGCGCATCGGGATGGAAGGTGATCACGCGTCGTTGCGCACGCCGCGGCGCTACAACCGCGGCGACGCCGGGGGGCACCGACCCGGCAACATCGCTCCGGCGATCCGGGGCGGGGAACTCGACGGCTACGGATACATCGACCACATGGCCGCGGTGGCGAAGGCGTCCGAGTCGGCCGGGTTCCTGGGCGGTCTGCTGCCGTCCTTCCCGATGACGGAAGACCCCTGGGCCACCGCGGCCGCGCTGGCCGCCGAGACCACCACGTACCGTTTCATGGTCGCCTTCCAGCCCGGGTTCCTGCACCCGGTACAGGCGGCCAGGATGTCCGCGAGCCTGCAACGCGCCACCGGAGGCCGGCTGGTCTACAACATCATCAGCGGCGGCGGCGGTGCCCCTCAACTGTGGTGGGGAGATAAAGTCGATCACGACGACCGCTACGCCCGCACGTCCGAGTTCCTCGACGTCCTCCGCGGGGTCTGGGACGGAGAGCCATTCGACTTCGACGGCCGGTTCTTCCGCACCGACGGGGCCGCCCTGGCTCCCGGTCTGGCCGGACAACCGTTCCCCGAGGTGTACTTCTCCGGCTCGTCCGCGGCAGCCGTCGCCGCCGCGGGCACCCACTCGGACTACTACCTGTCCTGGCTCGAGCCGTACGCAGACCTGCGGAAAAAATTCGACGGCGTACGAGAGCAGTCCGCGAAACTCGGGCGCACCCCCAAGTTCGCGGTGCGGATCGACATCGTCGCCCGCCACACCGAAGACGCGGCCTGGGCGGAGATCGAGAAGGGCTGGGCCTTCGTCGACAAGGATGCCGCAAACCGGGCGGCGCAGGGCGATTCCGTCGGGGCGGCCCGCATCAAGGGCTGGGTACCCGAACACATCACCGGCTACCGGGACCTCGAAGTCCAGCCCAACGTCTGGTGCGGCTTCAGCCTGATCCGAGGTGGCCCCGCATTCGGCCTGGTCGGCAGTTACGAGCAGGTCGCCGAACGTCTCGACGAACTACGCGCACTCGGCGTCGACGCCTTCATCCTCGCCGGAAATCCCCACCTCGAGGAGGCGTACCGCGTCGGCGAAGAAGTACTTCCCCTGCTGCAACGCACATCACCCATCACTTCCGGACAGGACCTGCTGTGA
- a CDS encoding class II aldolase/adducin family protein, whose translation MTTTENRLDPQIATFVDAARRDADKAFAVFRSTGTVSANGTVNFVERVPGTEIAVALNDPGPWADDPTVSPVVATFDGEVLSGNGSAGFVTGYAAVFRQHPEITSVVHIHTPWLGGWAQTHRTLPIRYAASQRLTLSREIPPHIDRSRSAGEFILERLQHDPDLVAIFEANGGVNVIGRSGLLDLAKFVVLLEEGAQFQAIAESLGGSVEFDPSNLAVQWGRSGLADEARRRGLI comes from the coding sequence GTGACTACCACCGAGAACCGACTGGACCCGCAGATCGCCACCTTCGTCGACGCCGCGCGCCGCGACGCCGACAAGGCGTTCGCCGTCTTCCGGAGCACCGGGACCGTGTCGGCCAACGGCACGGTCAACTTCGTCGAACGCGTCCCCGGCACCGAGATCGCGGTCGCGCTCAACGACCCCGGCCCGTGGGCAGACGATCCGACTGTGTCACCAGTGGTCGCGACGTTCGACGGGGAGGTGCTCTCGGGCAACGGCTCCGCCGGATTCGTCACCGGTTACGCCGCCGTCTTCCGGCAGCACCCCGAGATCACCAGCGTCGTACACATTCACACCCCGTGGCTGGGCGGGTGGGCGCAGACCCACCGCACTCTGCCGATCCGGTACGCGGCCTCGCAGCGCCTGACGCTCTCCCGCGAGATTCCGCCCCACATCGACCGGTCCCGATCGGCGGGCGAATTCATTCTCGAACGCCTGCAACACGACCCGGACCTGGTGGCCATCTTCGAAGCGAACGGCGGGGTCAACGTGATCGGCCGGAGCGGACTGCTCGACCTCGCGAAGTTCGTCGTACTACTCGAGGAAGGCGCCCAGTTCCAGGCGATCGCGGAGTCGCTCGGCGGGTCCGTCGAATTCGATCCGTCGAATCTCGCGGTGCAGTGGGGGCGCTCGGGTCTCGCCGACGAGGCACGCCGCCGCGGCCTCATCTAA
- a CDS encoding ABC transporter substrate-binding protein — protein sequence MTVRVGYFPHNNSLFVLRHTGILERRLPDIEWVDLRELPSKPSVDPVNALPTLHSDWLFDDGGYDVIGTGFTPPITGLAHGRDLVYIGISGPRVENGRLVVKAESGIESVADLRGKRVGIAHGSWQTTLLLFALDRVGLTWSDIVPVDTDVRGGGADLVSGAIDAWVGAYPGLTDIEADTELRTLVETEGLFSHPSLWFTRRDFAENNPEQLRAIIEALQESDDWIERNPRAAAQYFVDDVERRGGTASLDAWEAALRGRPFGINPVTDEFLDEQQRAADLLLSNGLLARRIQVRDAVVPWIGEFVGTARSTV from the coding sequence ATGACAGTGCGCGTCGGATACTTCCCGCACAATAATTCGCTTTTCGTGCTCCGGCACACCGGAATACTCGAACGCCGGCTCCCGGACATCGAATGGGTCGACCTTCGTGAACTCCCGTCGAAGCCGTCCGTCGATCCCGTCAATGCCCTTCCGACCCTGCATTCGGACTGGCTGTTCGACGACGGCGGCTACGACGTCATCGGCACCGGCTTCACCCCGCCGATCACCGGCCTGGCCCACGGCCGTGACCTCGTCTACATCGGCATCTCCGGTCCCCGCGTGGAGAACGGTCGACTCGTCGTGAAGGCGGAGTCGGGCATCGAGTCCGTCGCGGATCTGCGGGGGAAACGGGTCGGTATCGCCCATGGGTCCTGGCAGACCACGCTGCTGCTGTTCGCGCTCGACCGGGTGGGACTGACATGGTCGGACATCGTGCCCGTCGACACGGATGTGCGCGGCGGCGGAGCCGACCTCGTCAGCGGTGCCATCGATGCGTGGGTCGGCGCCTACCCCGGACTGACGGACATCGAAGCGGATACCGAGTTGCGCACTCTCGTCGAGACCGAGGGGCTCTTCAGTCATCCGTCGCTGTGGTTCACCCGCCGAGATTTCGCGGAGAACAACCCGGAGCAACTGCGCGCGATCATCGAGGCGCTGCAGGAATCGGACGACTGGATCGAGCGGAATCCCCGCGCGGCCGCGCAGTACTTCGTCGACGACGTGGAGCGGCGAGGTGGCACAGCAAGTCTCGACGCGTGGGAGGCGGCGCTGCGCGGACGGCCGTTCGGCATCAACCCGGTCACCGACGAATTCCTGGACGAACAGCAACGCGCCGCCGACCTGCTGCTGTCGAACGGATTGCTCGCGCGACGGATTCAGGTGCGTGACGCCGTGGTTCCGTGGATCGGCGAGTTCGTCGGCACCGCACGCTCCACCGTCTAG
- a CDS encoding CHASE3 domain-containing protein, whose product MTDSSANTTRVALRTLLWLAIGILVALFAVSTAFSVYGRLAVRAAIDDLSEQLLPAQRAVAELTTEYLNQETGQRGYALTGDPQFLEPYDAGRRDAATLHTRLDTLLAEDTAAQAALQSTVEAAEMWRIRAAEPEISARRDNASEPDRIQSTTATGKELFDDLRARLAALSARTDILVTEQVERVHSAQALANIATVLACVLAVVMVVIAVYLTRRLLTQPIDHLLADIGAWPAATTGARSTPTGPGRLRSSPARSTRCGPACWPRMNNSWRRSGPAHVMTNRAGWRPISTM is encoded by the coding sequence ATGACGGATTCGAGCGCGAATACCACGCGGGTGGCGTTGCGGACGCTGCTGTGGCTGGCGATCGGCATCCTGGTGGCACTGTTCGCGGTGTCCACGGCCTTCTCCGTATACGGGAGGTTGGCGGTCCGGGCAGCCATCGACGACCTGTCCGAGCAGCTGCTGCCCGCGCAGCGGGCGGTGGCCGAGCTGACCACGGAGTATCTGAACCAGGAAACCGGCCAACGCGGCTACGCCCTGACCGGTGATCCGCAATTCCTCGAACCCTACGACGCGGGCCGGCGTGACGCGGCCACACTGCACACTCGCCTGGACACGCTGCTCGCCGAGGATACGGCCGCCCAGGCAGCGTTGCAGAGTACCGTCGAGGCGGCCGAGATGTGGCGGATACGGGCGGCGGAGCCGGAGATCTCCGCGCGCCGCGACAACGCGAGCGAACCGGATCGGATCCAGTCGACGACCGCGACGGGCAAGGAGTTGTTCGACGACCTGCGCGCACGGCTCGCGGCATTGAGTGCCCGCACCGACATCCTGGTCACCGAGCAGGTCGAACGAGTCCACTCGGCGCAGGCGCTGGCGAACATCGCAACCGTTCTCGCGTGCGTTCTCGCCGTGGTCATGGTCGTGATCGCGGTGTATCTGACGCGGCGGCTGCTGACACAGCCCATCGATCATCTTCTTGCCGACATCGGCGCGTGGCCGGCGGCGACTACGGGCGCGAGATCGACACCGACGGGCCCCGGGAGGTTGCGATCATCGCCGGCGCGGTCGACACGATGCGGACCAGCCTGTTGGCCAAGAATGAACAACTCATGGCGGCGGAGCGGGCCAGCGCACGTGATGACGAACAGAGCCGGATGGCGGCCGATCTCCACGATGTGA
- a CDS encoding sensor histidine kinase — translation MTLQRVFGLGLALTSLGFRQPRLSAELDPLIDETDSIVRGLRAVIFDLTQSTATAGSGDAGSLSAAVSEIVENSAAALGFTPDVCVEGPVDRYSGGEAGPELQAALREALSNVARHAQASVCSVRVTADDDGLVMTVSDNGTGIAAGAAQGHGLTNIRSRAERLGGHAAIRDLGPGTEVEWEIPAADASPHVIIDRRPGDL, via the coding sequence GTGACCCTCCAACGTGTGTTCGGTCTGGGCCTCGCGCTGACCTCCCTGGGTTTCCGGCAACCACGTTTGTCGGCCGAACTCGACCCGCTGATCGACGAGACGGACAGCATCGTGCGTGGATTACGTGCCGTCATATTCGATCTCACCCAGTCCACCGCGACCGCGGGGTCCGGGGACGCGGGCAGCCTGAGTGCCGCGGTGAGCGAGATCGTCGAAAACAGCGCCGCAGCGCTCGGTTTCACCCCTGATGTCTGTGTGGAAGGACCGGTCGACCGATATTCCGGCGGCGAGGCCGGACCGGAACTGCAGGCGGCCCTGCGAGAGGCCCTGAGCAACGTGGCCCGCCACGCACAGGCGAGCGTATGCAGTGTCCGGGTCACCGCCGACGACGACGGCCTCGTCATGACCGTGAGCGACAACGGCACCGGAATCGCGGCGGGAGCTGCGCAAGGACACGGACTGACGAACATTCGGAGTCGCGCCGAGCGGCTCGGCGGTCACGCGGCCATTCGCGACCTGGGGCCGGGGACTGAGGTCGAGTGGGAGATACCGGCAGCGGATGCGTCTCCACACGTGATTATCGATCGCAGGC